The Lasioglossum baleicum unplaced genomic scaffold, iyLasBale1 scaffold2109, whole genome shotgun sequence genomic sequence AACAGATACAATGAGTTATAAAATCATGTTTGAAGCAGTTTTCGTGGCAGGGGTCACCAGTGACCCCGTGGCGCTggaatgcaattaaattataagtattgtcattcgtttaaattatatatatttccatCAATCTGGGCGCGCCGGTCACCGGTGGCCCCACGGCGCTGTAGCCTAGTCTAatgccggtcaccggtgacccccaCGGCAGCCAACgtgttaatattgtataattgcagCAACTCACCCGGAAGAATTGACGAGtcacgtaaatctagtgttaagcgCGGGACAGGGCTGTCTCGACGCGTGGCTAGTTTCCCCCACCCCTCAAATCTAGGGAACCCTAGACGCCAGCTACAAAGGTTTGGTGATTAATTGTTGTTTCGCGACATTTTTAATATGATTATGACACTGACTGACGGAAgaatcaattttatattataaacttATGACTCTTCGCATCTATTGGACGAAGAATTTATCGACATACCTCTAAGGGTAagtatttttttgttttataaatttataacgaCTCTAACGACAAAACAAACTGTTTTCTGTTCAGGTGTCGCGGGTTTGCCTATTTTCCTAGGGAAATATGCATTTATTTTACAGCTTCGTGAATTCGAAGAGGAAATTCTTGCGATTCCTGGCGCATCGAACGACGCGCGTATTCGATAGGACCCATACGAAGAAAATAGAAGACGGCAAATGATAAGGTAGCTGCGAGGAAACGGCCGCATGTTTATTAGATTGAAGTTACGAAGACAGGCGACAAGCTAACTCGCTTTAGGTCTGCCGTGAAATTGTAAACTGTGATGGGTCGACGGAAGAGAAGTTTCTTCTACTTCGCTTTCTCGGCCCCGGCAGGTTAACTTCCGGTGGGACAGGCAAACGAGATTGCGAGATGTCTCTGTTCGAACTTCTGCTAACTCGACTTTAGCCCGAATAGCCGCGCTCATCCGCGAATCATCAAAAATGCGATTCAtgttttatgaatatgaaagtacaCGTAGTCGCGGGAAACGTGCCCTGGGATGGTACCATGCAAGGTCGTCAAAGATACGATTTAAGGGACAAAATCGTACGGTATGGAACCTACAATATTTCTAGCAATGGAGTTTCTGTCGCGAACGTTGCTCTGAGATGTCGCGGAATGGGAGAAAATTCGCTAACTTAACTTCAACTTTGGACAAATAATTTTCGTTTCTATCGTGTACTTAATTAGCCTGAAAATTTCTCCACTCACTGCACCGTTCATTCTGAAATTTAATTCGCTatgaattattttatgaaagaaTATTAAATTTCAGTCGAAGTAAGCCTTTACTTTTGCGAAATGTTACGaatcttttttcattctttctAACACCGACAAGACGAAAAAATAATAGTTAAAATTGGAGGTAATATTCGTGATAAGTGAAAAAGGAAAATTGATTCATTCTATGATGGAAATTTATTATCTATTGGATATTTTTGATAAATGTAGCAGTGACTTACCGATACATATCGAACAATATATCAAAGTTTATTTAGTAGCTTTTCTAATCATTAAGGTTGTCTTTTATCCACACAAAAACGTAATTTAGATATTCCTATTTACTTTCACCATATCACTTTAATTATTATCATCCGTGCTATATTCAAGTACACATTACAGATAGGTAACTCTAACATTAAATATCATAATCGATCGATAAAGCAGTTAaagagaataaatatttattacaatgtTTTAACTCTATTTCTGGCTATTAATCCAATCGCTATAAAAGCTAGATAAGAACCACATATTCCCGATAATAAATCAAACGTATATCTAAAAACTCATCAAACCgaagaaataagaaaaaatcGTAATTCGAACGCTCTTGATTCCAATCTCGATACCTACAACCGATACGTTCCCGATACTGAGCTCCTCTATCTTCCGATCTCGATCTCGCGACGAATAAATCCCAGCCCAATTAAGTACGGTCAAAGGATGTACCAGAAGGGAACAAACGAAACACACCTACCTTCGCTTGCATCTCAACTTTATCGGGCCCAAGAGATCGATCGAGCTTCGGTATCGACAAAGTCTTGTACTCCTCGATGGTATACGGCCTGTATCCGAGGCTCTCCTTCGATTTATCGTCAGACGCGTTGCGCTCAGCCGTGTTCGCGTTGATGTAGATGGTGTTCGTGTCCTCCACAGCTGACCGACGCGCAGTTTTAGTGGATTGGTAGACGGCGGTTAAAGGATGAGTGAATCCCTCGATTATGCGACGATAAAAACTCAGCTCGCTTCGATCGTCCCTAGGGGTACCCAACGAATGTGTATCGTCGTCACTGAGCTCCTCTCGTTCACTGTCTCCGCAAACCGACAAGGTAGAACCCTCTGGGGATCGAACGTTGTATTGCGGTCCACCTGCGAACAACGAGCAACTGAAAATGCATCGTCCGGACACTCTTCTACGTGTCACTATGAGATTAAATTGATGGTCACTGTTTTGGCCACGACTCGAACACAAACAATTTTTCTACCCCTAATTTATATCCCTAATCGGACGTATTTTAATAATCACGAATGGTTAAGTTACTTATAAGTAACTGAATAATGCTTAATGATATAATCGAGTAATTAAATTATCTTGGAATAACTTTGGAGTTTTGCTTCAAATTTGCACCTGCAAAGAATagataaaaaatttacttcTCTGCGGTTCTTTTATTTCTAAGGAAACAAACGCCATAACCAATTTGAACTATTGCCTTCGAGTATATATGTACACGAAACTGAGCTACCGTGTATGTGTGAACGAAGTCCCCATTATCTTAATTGAACTACAGAAAATATAGTGTAACAGTAAAACGATAAATTGGTTAAAATCCGTAGTCGTTATTCGAACACGGTGAAATAGTATATTTAGATGTTCCACTTTGCAAGAAATAGCACGTCCTTGGTCAAAATTGTGTTAATTTTTGAAGAACGTTGATTACGATAGCGTACTCGTGACAGTCCGCGACCGAACGAAAATCGTTTCGCTAAGAAGAGGAGAAAATCGAAGGAAAACGTTCGATTGAAAGTATCTAATATTCTATCACGTATCCTAGACATAAAGTTAATACGTAACTTCGACTAAAGTGCGAGTGGTGAAGTTACAGGCTTAGTGACGACGAATTTCGAGAAAAGTGACATAAAATTACAACGAGAATCGTCCATAAACCATTGCCTTCTGTGAGGAAAGAAGGTAAAATAATAGAACGATCTCTTAAAATATCTCTACGCATTTTATTTTGTTACACGCCCTTGTAAAgagtaagaaatattaaatagatgaaacataatataataaaatagttAAATAACATAGTAAAGAATATTCTTCgtaccgatttttatttattaaattttaatactcCAATTGACACCAAATTAATCATCCAAGCATCGATTTATTCATCTCTGAATGGCGTCATAATGCCCATATTTGttcattattttcataaaaacttTAAGTTAATAACATGCacgtataaatataatttaactgGTTGTATCAGAAGCTTTCTAttaatatcttggaaactattaaATTCCCAAcagtgaaatttttaatttcggaaCTTTATACCATACCTAACCTCTCGCGTCATTTCTAAATCGTCTTGTCGAGCTACGTATATAACCTTTCCAAAATAATATAACCGTATAATCCCTTTTCCCGAGGAAAAAGTCGAACTCGCGGACGTGTCAAGCTTCGAATTACAGAAAGATTCAACGCGTCCAAATAACAATAAAGCTCGGACCGTGTGCCATGTGCAAACAGACAAGAAGGAACGCCCCGAGACGGTCAGCGTACGTTCTAATCCTCTGCACAGATATACACTATATCACCGGCGTCGAAAAGACATCTAATCACGTCCAAAGTAAACGTTCTGCGAGGAAAATTGCATCGTTCCGGTGGCGTTTCAAGCGTCTCCGCGTAAACGCGTCCTTCCCGACCCCTCGCGTTGGTCACGAACGAAGAAGAGAAACATCATCTCGTTTCGGACTAACTGAATCTCCGACGATAAAGCTCCAAATAGGAGCGCGGCTTCCTTGCTTGCTGAACCTTCGGGGCGAGCACGTTGCCAAGCTTTTTGTCCGGTTTCATAGGCATCAGGCTGTCCTTGGGCAGCAACTTGATTTCGTCGGTGATGCCTTCGGGAAACGTTTGGAACACCTTGTTGCGACTATCTTGTTGCTACTGTCCTCTCGTTTTGAACAATCCATGTTCTGGAAAATAGGAAAACAATTAATTTAAAACATATGTATTCTGTTTAAATTTATCAACTAGCCAATAATTTGATAATTTGACACTCACTGGAGATACTAGGTTATGTAATATACAAGCTTATTAGTCTTAAAGTATAAAGCTTTAGTATTTGACTGGATGAAGATTTGAAATCATATTTCAAATTGAGTACTTTGAGCTTAATATTTTGTAATGTATTTTATGATTAttgacaaattttatatttcattaattctgaGAAGACGCTATTAAGAAACAAGACCGGAAGAGATATTTTAATAGTTGAAACGCATTTAAATAAAGATACCAAAATGGTTCAAAATTGAAGTAAATCTTTAGTATCGTTTGCTATCTAAAAGAATAGTCAAAAtgtccttttttttttctttttaataccaTGTAGCTTCGAATCCAAACCGTTTCTCATTACACTGGTGATCTTACATTTCTCTTCAGGCGATCCACGACGTCTCGTTTGCCGTTCCCTGAAGACGCCGGGCGTCGTCGCTTGGACGCGTCTACGAGTCCTCTGTTCGCAATTATCGCATTCCTGCTGCCGGCTGTCCCCGTGTCTTTGTCGGTATTCGGCATGGTTTCATTAGATCCGGTATCTGAAACGTTTCCGAAAAAAGAGAAACGGGACAAAAGTCAGTCCCCTCGGGTAGATCGATGGTTGGTCGTCTCGTCTTTTCGTGACTGTTTCTTCGCTTTCTTTGAAGTTATCAGATATATAAAGGTATTATTAACTATGAGCTTAAAGAATATgtaatttatttacaatatCGAAGCTTATTATTAAGATTTAATATCGTGTAATAATATCTCGATTAAATAACGCTTAATGATCATGCTTCGAACGTTAAAAgttgtaatttatttaatagtaGACGAATGTAAACGTATTTCACTCTTGCCTCGTTTCTGAGTTAATGGAGCAGTAGATTTGAAAATGAGTGCCGGATCTGGGGATAAATCGGGAGAGGTTTTGATTTTTCTAGGTTATGTCTGCTGGTGTTTTcgtgaaaaaatttcttatcctttaatgagatttcattaatattttccaGAGAATCAGTAGAATACACTGACATATTGGAAATAGTTTTGAAAAATACACGGAAAGCTATGTGAGAAGATATTGCAGTTAATTATATTACATCGCAATAGATGTGAAACAATCAAATGTAATTGCTTATTCCGTTGTGTTCCTTAATTCATTCAGTATTGTCACTTTATCCAATGCCTTATATTAAAACAACTATatgataaatttaattaaataaagacaattccacagaaatataaaaatatttacaatgtgaaataaaaaggaaaaatataaatatttcttgtaaatgcacgtatatataatatattataaatataaaaatatatttaatattccaaAGAACACCTTGTataaatcaaaaaatgacatagtttaatgaaatttaaatagtaataataatttaatacagCCTTAATATCAAAGagtacatatataaataatttaatttgttaGATTCACCTATTACGTGAATAATTGTTTAATAGTAATAAgttttatgaataaaattaaagatatctaagatatatttttattttttcgaattttggaCACTAACGTGTTTTTTAAGTGGTAGTTACTATGTTACGCATTTCTAATTTAATTTAGATTTTCTTAAAATCTGTTTAATTGGGAAAAAATCACATTTTTCGATATATtcgtaaaaagaaattaactgtcattctataatattatattgCTAAATGATTCTTGTATGTCAAAAAACTTCTATATCTATGACTATAAATACTTTTATTAATCTTATTATTCTTATTATCATgagataaattaatattaattttaattctaaTATTTGTAAAGCATAACTAATtatgaataattaaaaaataaatgtcatatttaaaaaaaattcaaagatattgTTCtgaataacaacaatattaaaatgtgaatagtattaaatacataaaaaatgagtttacatttaatatttatttttttcaagcGGCGACACTTATCAGTTATAACAATAGATGCTATCTACTGTAAAtctaattaaacatttttacgaTGCAAAGCTGTACACGTATGTATGTTTAAGCTTACAATATTTGGTATTGTGTCAGAAACTTTACTAGATATATACAAGTAAccaaatttttttcctataggCATTTGgttcaaaagaaaattgaaaaaatcgtgTTACATTTGTTAATCTCCTTCTGAACTATTTGTTTTTGTAATAATGACATATAGAGAGGAATAAAACTATGTAAGAAATTCCCTTTGTATATGGAACTATATAATACATTCATTTGTTTAAAAAGTTAATGATCACGATTGTAACATACTCCATATAGAGGTAaggaatataaatattgttttattaatatttgtaaTTAAGTAGAAACAAGCTAGAATGGCTAAAAAGGTAAAGAAAAATACCTTACCGtaaaaaaaagcaaaagaaatatcaacgagaaaaaaaatgatcaaGTAAGTTATAATAggttatattgtatatataatagttatatacatacatacatcgtatacataatataaatcAAATGTCTTTCTAATTACATAAAATCGTAATGGattttatatacaatatattgtgTATATAGAAGAATATATACATTGATTAATTACAAACAAAACTTTGTATAATCTTTGtatgtataatttttataagaatatattctctaaacatatgaataatatatatatgaatgAATAGAAATAgattattcataaaatttttaaGCTTATATATtgtgaaatgtataaataatttaactATTTATTATAAGATCAATAAGTAATTATATTGATAAATTctattatataataacaatcACTTCCTTAAGCATTAGATTTATTGAATTGAATATGATGTTAttttattcacacatgaaaccgTATATGTTCTATAATATTAACAACTAAGTACTCTATGCCCAAActtttttcaacatttataaaacattttttacaaatactgcataataaaaattgactgtTTGATTGTtagttatataaatattttctacatttattACCTATAATTGTATTCATTATATCTcttttagaaaaaaaaaagtaataacaGGTCATGAAAATAAACATAATCCTGCCCGTGTAAAAAATCCAAAcataaaattcaagaacaaacgTACAACAAATAAATTAGTTAAAAGAGTCAAACAAATACATAAGAATGAAGAAACTTTTACTGCTACTAACTTTCTGAATTCTGATATTACAaaagtaataaatataaaaagtaaaGGTAAACATAAAGTAACAGAACAAGTACAAAATAGGAAAAAAAAACAGCTTAATAATCAGAAACAAAAACAGGAAAAAtctgataaaaaaaataaaatttctaatcagactaaaaataaaatttccaaccaaactaaaaataaaattaataccaAAAAGTCTGTAAAAGAAACAAAATCTAAACATACAAAACTTGAAATAAAACAGGAACAAAAGCTGAATgagaaaacaaaaaaattgagttcagtattagaaaaaaaactaaaacaaaaaaagaataaattttttaattcttctcaaaataataataataatcctcAAGTAGCTATAAGTAATCACAATCTAGATATCAAACGTTTGGAGAAATTACTTGCTAACAAACAGAAAGAACAAAAAATGCAGAAAGTAAATGCAACACCACAATCTTTAAGAGAAAGAATGATGACTAAATTAAGAGCTTCTAGATTTAGATATTTAAATGAAACACTTTATAATAATGAAAGTTTTGAATCTAAGAATAATTTTAAAAGTGATCCTGATGCATTTAAAGTATATCATGAAGGATATAAACATCAAGTTGAACAATGGCCTTTAAATCCTCTTGATATTATAATATCTTCAATTAAAAAAGAtgttagtatatgtatataacaatatagtgaagtatataaaaaattaataattatagattgattcttaattttttaattgaatattgTATCCATATTATAGGCCAAAGACACATATAATTGCTGATTTTGGATGTGGAGAAGGAAAACTTGCTACTGTAGTTCCTCAAAAAGTACATTCTTTGATTTTGTTCTTTGAACAAAAATGTAACTGTTTGCGATATGGCACATACCCCCTTATTAACAAGCGGAGTACATGTTGTTGTATTTTGTCTATCTCTAATGGGAACTAATCTTAAAGATTATATTGTAGAAGCAAACAGGGTTCTGAAGAAAGAGTGAGTAAttaatgtaaaaattagtttaagtaTTAAGCTTTAAtgcaaagaaaatttctataaaaaataatactgtTTCAGTGGTATTTTAAAAATAGCCGAGGTTGAGAGTCGATTTGAACAAGTAGAAGATTTTATAAAAGCAATGGCCAGTTATGGTTTTAAAAGTATCTGGAAAGATTTATCTCATAacttattttatttcttagattttaaaaaagaaaaagatattaGTAGTAAAAGAAATAAGCTgcctgaaattattttaaaaccATGTTTATATAAAAAACGATAGATATTAAGCAGTaattaaatatcataacatatgttccataaaaaattgttattttattatgtTCAACATATTTTGAAAGTTGTTCCATTATGTTTTGATATCATATTCTCTTTAAATGAAATCAATCACATTTTGGACATTCAATGTATGTGCCAgcttaaacaatatattattcTTAGAATACATTGATCTGTTTggcacaatttataaaaattttaagaatttttatagaaaatattgtATCTCTTGtattcgtaattaataaaacttTATGACATTGTAGAAAATATTGTATGTTAAATTCGCATAAATATGTTTATGTAcagtattaataattttataaattagatATTTATACTATACAAATCCTTACTTTGTTCACGTAAATTACATTTAAAAACTAAATATTTGAAAGTGTTAGAAAAGTATCCATATGTATACCATCTAAAATGTTTTCTGTTTCATCTTTTAGATTTTCTATTTCTTTCACTATTAGTAactgtaaaatataataaaaataaaattaataatagtaaCTTAGTAAttctataatataatacataaacatataaccaaaaaaataatttactttgGCAGCTTCAATAATTTGTGTTGCAACTTTATTAGTTAAATATGGAATTTTTTCTTGCAAACTCTTTGGTTTAGCTTTGGCTATATGCTGTATTGTCTTGAATCCTGCATTGTACAATTGACGTGCTCTTCCCTACAGAAGACACTATAgtttaaatcaaataaatatttattttattctcaAGAC encodes the following:
- the LOC143221236 gene encoding LOW QUALITY PROTEIN: uncharacterized protein LOC143221236 (The sequence of the model RefSeq protein was modified relative to this genomic sequence to represent the inferred CDS: deleted 2 bases in 1 codon); the encoded protein is MSVYSTDSLENINEISLKDKKFFHENTSRHNLEKSKPLPTTAPLTQKRGKSEIHTGSNETMPNTDKDTGTAGSRNAIIANRGLVDASKRRRPASSGNGKRDVVDRLKRNNMDCSKREDSSNKIVATRCSKRFPKASPTKSSCPKDSLMPMKPDKKLGNVLAPKVQQARKPRSYLELYRRRFSGPQYNVRSPEGSTLSVCGDSEREELSDDDTHSLGTPRDDRSELSFYRRIIEGFTHPLTAVYQSTKTARRSAVEDTNTIYINANTAERNASDDKSKESLGYRPYTIEEYKTLSIPKLDRSLGPDKVEMQAKREWLVRRRSYGNSVSERNRQRIIMQAHRLKSKDAIAEKCFLPPLKDQEADAKAPDDTISTLKFKDQDVTKRNGDVSNGRYSKENSNENSNICKLPLARKSKKSERRSNVNSSLNSSDTVDDLYLESLRQRHLSEKEMI
- the LOC143221238 gene encoding LOW QUALITY PROTEIN: ribosomal RNA-processing protein 8-like (The sequence of the model RefSeq protein was modified relative to this genomic sequence to represent the inferred CDS: inserted 2 bases in 1 codon) — its product is MAKKEQKLNEKTKKLSSVLEKKLKQKKNKFFNSSQNNNNNPQVAISNHNLDIKRLEKLLANKQKEQKMQKVNATPQSLRERMMTKLRASRFRYLNETLYNNESFESKNNFKSDPDAFKVYHEGYKHQVEQWPLNPLDIIISSIKKDTHIIADFGCGEGKLATVVPQKVHSLILXSLNKNVTVCDMAHTPLLTSGVHVVVFCLSLMGTNLKDYIVEANRVLKKDGILKIAEVESRFEQVEDFIKAMASYGFKSIWKDLSHNLFYFLDFKKEKDISSKRNKLPEIILKPCLYKKR